A genomic segment from Nicotiana sylvestris chromosome 1, ASM39365v2, whole genome shotgun sequence encodes:
- the LOC104215048 gene encoding uncharacterized protein: MSKKNDLGRRKRQHEFNLRKEKAEKEKLEKKLQAKKNKMKVDGKDKKKKGGSGFQVGKKKLKTKLTPLAKAKAAQAMEVDK, encoded by the exons ATGTCGAAGAAAAACGATTTGGGTCGACGGAAAAGACAGCACGAATTCAATCTTCGAA AGGAAAAAGCAGAGAAAGAAAAGCTAGAGAAGAAGCTACAAGCAAAAAAGAACAAGATGAAG GTGGATGGTAAGGACAAGAAGAAGAAAGGTGGAAGTGGATTTCAAGTGGGGAAGAAAAAATTGAAGACGAAGTTGACACCATTGGCCAAAGCTAAAGCTGCACAAGCTATGGAGGTTGACAAATGA